The following proteins are encoded in a genomic region of Bacillus sp. FJAT-22090:
- a CDS encoding sensor histidine kinase — translation MDLTEHFFFNLSLLIVLMFFCVLWVERLNNLLQIQQIAILYFVVSFFLCFAFSYPIHDGFLFDLKNIPLIISGLYMGLGPLLGLLTICIKAFYGINDSFWVTFTLYGVITISLWRLSPVFLKLSSNQRIYFSVGLTFLFSLIQTVLEFLHLPYPKYDLYFAVLFIQPLGVGMIAYFIEEITRTILLRQHLLNSKRLEAVEQMGASISHEIRNPLTAAIGFVQLLQSENISTESRAQYLSIIKKELKSAERVIQDYLTFSKTEDFLTETIHVHDQLMQAIQALQLTAKKKSIKIKTFFSNDLVIIGDKQKFHQCFINIMKNGIEAMPRGGTLTIETESTSSAVNILIKDTGTGMTPDQLVRLGEPYYSTKGNKGTGLGLMVVYSIVSAMNGTIHVESELNSGTTFKFTFPLLSQSLEQIEILENKKEYVLS, via the coding sequence TTGGATTTAACAGAGCACTTTTTTTTCAATTTATCTTTATTGATTGTATTAATGTTTTTTTGTGTATTATGGGTTGAACGGTTAAATAATTTACTACAAATTCAACAGATTGCCATTCTATATTTTGTTGTTAGCTTCTTCCTATGTTTTGCATTTAGCTATCCAATACATGATGGCTTTCTGTTTGACTTAAAAAATATTCCCCTCATTATAAGCGGTCTCTATATGGGGCTAGGACCTTTATTAGGGTTACTAACCATCTGCATTAAAGCATTTTATGGAATTAACGATTCTTTTTGGGTGACTTTTACGCTTTATGGTGTAATAACAATTTCACTATGGCGACTTTCTCCAGTGTTTTTAAAACTATCTTCTAATCAACGCATATATTTTTCTGTCGGACTAACTTTTCTCTTCAGTTTAATACAAACAGTATTGGAATTTTTGCATCTACCATATCCTAAATATGATTTGTATTTTGCTGTTTTATTTATACAGCCTTTAGGAGTTGGAATGATTGCATATTTTATAGAAGAAATAACTAGAACCATCCTGTTGCGACAGCATCTTTTAAATTCAAAAAGGCTGGAAGCAGTTGAACAAATGGGAGCTTCTATTTCGCATGAAATTCGCAATCCGTTGACTGCAGCGATTGGTTTTGTTCAACTTTTGCAGAGTGAAAATATATCTACTGAGAGTCGCGCTCAATATCTCTCGATTATAAAAAAAGAACTAAAATCAGCAGAAAGGGTTATTCAAGATTATCTAACTTTTTCTAAAACGGAAGACTTTTTAACAGAAACTATTCATGTTCATGATCAGCTCATGCAAGCTATTCAAGCACTGCAATTAACTGCAAAGAAAAAGTCCATCAAGATCAAAACATTCTTCTCAAATGATTTAGTGATAATTGGTGACAAGCAAAAGTTTCATCAATGCTTCATAAACATTATGAAGAATGGAATCGAAGCAATGCCTAGAGGAGGAACATTGACCATTGAAACAGAGTCTACCTCTTCAGCAGTTAACATTCTAATTAAAGATACAGGAACAGGCATGACACCTGATCAATTGGTACGTTTAGGAGAACCTTATTATTCCACAAAGGGAAATAAAGGGACAGGCCTCGGTCTGATGGTAGTCTATAGTATCGTAAGTGCTATGAATGGAACAATCCATGTGGAAAGTGAATTAAATTCGGGTACGACCTTTAAGTTTACGTTCCCCTTATTATCTCAGTCTTTAGAACAAATAGAAATTCTCGAAAATAAAAAGGAATATGTTTTAAGTTAA
- a CDS encoding DL-endopeptidase inhibitor IseA family protein — translation MTRSAKKLLITGLTIGLLTVPFSQNANVLAKEQTKVDQKAKQNELSTKKVIDLAKEFNTIASYIQRGGDYKKGEYKTFTYNKKTYRYLSSSIDTKKELKAYLEKVLVPAEAEQFIKSRGIIEYKGKLAQVEADGGSLLQWEKATAQFVKKDKNNLQYRLTVPVWNTNEKQNFLIEYQFVNNKAGWKISKEPIQEKNTDLTDKVAVELAAKFAQATLYVQAGGEYSPGEYKTFLHNGSTYRYLSSKIDTKAKLLSYLMQSMTQVAAEQFIKDLGIIEYKGKLAQIEADGGTLAQWNKATAELIKKDKNSTYYKVIVPFGNTNEKQVYIVEYQNVNNVGWRVSKKPYWELDIPGNVNPIYVLFNYLLIDSKIAQNQFLPHSTFDVTEFKKGIKKLEFVNLKETERNNSQVEFLVTIKVEVENNYNGPLTNGLNKMLFTVQPSGYMEFKIDQVGIVNMY, via the coding sequence ATGACTAGAAGTGCAAAAAAGCTACTAATCACAGGTTTAACCATCGGACTATTAACTGTACCATTTTCACAAAATGCTAACGTCCTTGCAAAAGAACAAACAAAAGTCGACCAAAAAGCGAAACAAAATGAACTGTCTACAAAAAAAGTGATAGATTTAGCAAAGGAATTTAACACAATAGCTAGTTATATTCAACGCGGAGGAGATTATAAGAAAGGGGAATATAAAACCTTTACTTACAACAAAAAAACCTATCGCTATTTATCGAGTTCTATCGATACTAAAAAAGAACTAAAAGCATACTTAGAAAAGGTTTTAGTACCTGCTGAAGCAGAGCAATTTATAAAAAGTAGAGGAATTATTGAATATAAAGGAAAATTAGCACAAGTAGAAGCAGATGGTGGTTCCTTATTACAATGGGAAAAGGCAACTGCTCAGTTTGTGAAGAAAGATAAAAATAATCTTCAATACCGTCTAACTGTACCTGTCTGGAATACAAACGAAAAACAAAACTTTCTCATTGAATATCAATTTGTAAACAACAAAGCTGGATGGAAAATCAGTAAAGAACCAATTCAAGAAAAGAATACTGATCTTACGGATAAAGTAGCAGTTGAACTAGCAGCTAAATTTGCACAGGCTACACTCTATGTGCAGGCTGGCGGAGAATATAGCCCAGGAGAATACAAAACATTTCTTCATAACGGTTCTACCTATCGTTACCTTTCAAGCAAAATTGACACAAAAGCTAAGTTACTGAGCTACTTAATGCAATCCATGACACAAGTTGCTGCTGAGCAGTTTATAAAAGACCTTGGAATCATCGAGTACAAAGGAAAACTCGCACAAATTGAAGCAGATGGTGGTACTTTAGCACAATGGAATAAAGCAACTGCGGAGTTAATCAAAAAGGATAAAAACTCCACGTATTATAAAGTGATTGTTCCTTTTGGAAACACGAATGAAAAACAAGTGTATATTGTAGAATATCAAAATGTAAATAATGTTGGTTGGCGAGTTAGCAAAAAGCCTTATTGGGAATTAGATATTCCGGGAAATGTAAACCCTATTTATGTTCTCTTCAATTATTTACTAATTGATTCTAAAATTGCTCAAAATCAGTTCCTACCTCATTCTACTTTTGATGTGACCGAATTTAAAAAAGGCATCAAAAAACTTGAGTTCGTAAATCTGAAAGAAACAGAAAGAAACAATTCACAAGTTGAATTTCTAGTTACGATAAAAGTGGAAGTAGAAAATAATTATAATGGTCCTTTAACAAACGGATTAAATAAAATGTTATTTACCGTTCAACCGTCCGGTTACATGGAATTTAAAATCGACCAAGTCGGCATTGTAAACATGTATTAG
- a CDS encoding amidohydrolase yields the protein MSKVKWLSNVKLEIGEKLLPNGTIETETGLFHLKVEDGKIVDQLSANENVPAGYKVIDMKQKLALPTFKEMHNHLDKTYMTLDWKACIPVANLKERLDLEAQELSILAGSAQQRATKMIETLLQSGSTHIRTHVNIDPYIGLKNLEGVVAALETFKGKVTADIIAFPQHGLLRESVPQLMREAMRSGATMVGGLDPAGIDRAIEKSLYEVMDIATEFDADVDIHLHDGGHVGYYTTDKWIDIVQEANYRGRTALSHSFCLGDIPIPQQIVVANRLAEADVAIMSTIPINLNRVIPPIDLLDNHGVKVHFGCDGFYDSWSPYGNGDVLEKATRFCELTNKKDEKSLKNALKWVTGGILPLNKEGQKVWPNIQDDANFIFFDAASSAEVVARKPKNRLVMVKGELL from the coding sequence ATGAGTAAAGTTAAATGGCTTTCAAATGTTAAATTAGAAATAGGAGAGAAATTACTACCCAATGGAACAATAGAAACTGAAACCGGGTTATTCCATCTTAAAGTAGAAGATGGGAAAATTGTTGATCAGTTATCAGCAAATGAAAATGTACCTGCTGGTTATAAGGTTATTGATATGAAGCAAAAACTTGCATTACCAACTTTTAAAGAGATGCATAATCATTTAGACAAAACATATATGACATTGGACTGGAAAGCCTGTATCCCTGTAGCAAACTTAAAGGAGCGTTTGGATCTTGAAGCTCAAGAACTATCTATCCTAGCTGGAAGCGCACAGCAAAGAGCAACAAAAATGATTGAAACATTGCTTCAATCTGGTTCAACTCATATTCGTACCCACGTAAATATTGATCCATATATCGGGTTGAAAAATTTAGAAGGTGTAGTAGCTGCTCTTGAAACATTTAAAGGCAAAGTAACCGCCGATATTATTGCATTTCCACAACACGGACTATTACGTGAATCAGTTCCTCAACTTATGAGAGAAGCTATGAGAAGTGGAGCAACAATGGTTGGAGGATTAGACCCAGCAGGGATAGATCGGGCTATTGAAAAATCTTTATATGAAGTAATGGATATTGCAACTGAATTTGATGCTGACGTCGACATCCATTTACATGATGGTGGACATGTCGGCTATTATACGACAGATAAATGGATAGATATTGTACAGGAAGCAAACTATCGTGGACGAACTGCTTTAAGTCATTCCTTCTGTCTTGGGGACATCCCAATTCCACAACAAATCGTTGTTGCAAACCGTCTTGCAGAGGCAGATGTAGCCATTATGTCGACAATTCCTATCAATTTAAATCGAGTGATTCCGCCGATCGACCTGTTAGATAATCATGGAGTAAAAGTACACTTTGGTTGTGATGGTTTTTATGATTCTTGGAGTCCATATGGGAATGGTGATGTATTAGAGAAAGCGACACGTTTTTGCGAGCTTACAAATAAAAAGGATGAAAAATCATTAAAAAATGCACTAAAATGGGTAACTGGTGGAATATTACCTTTAAATAAAGAAGGTCAAAAGGTTTGGCCAAATATTCAAGATGACGCAAATTTTATATTTTTTGACGCCGCTTCTTCCGCAGAAGTTGTAGCTAGAAAACCTAAAAATCGTTTAGTGATGGTAAAAGGCGAATTATTATAA
- a CDS encoding glutathione ABC transporter substrate-binding protein — MKKFKWLHIIAFLSVFVLLLQGCSTGSSGEKENSESKESASGDKSGGNLVVVRLSDATGLDPHFITDIPSANVVHGKVYETLVAFDKDRKIVPLLATEWNQVDDLTWDFTLREGVKFHDGTPFNAEAVKVTLERLLDPATGSPQKDKLGMISEVIVKDETHVTLKLSEPYAPLLSILASNEGSILSPKSITETPDQLATTPVGTGPFVFGSWKSGQQITLNKNNDYWGEKVKVDSVEFKVVPEDATRLAMVESGEAHISDQVPVTEIDRIENSDSLNLFRTDGLAVEYVGFNTTQAPFDDVKVRQAVSYAVERQAIIDGVYNNIGTLANVAMSPKVFGYSKDIEAYPYDVNKAKSLLKEAGHEKGIKATLLTSDRKERINMAEVIQSQLKGIGVEVEIQVMEYGSYIEQVDSGKHQMFIGGWGNATGDGDYNQYNLFHSASIGSPGNHFYYQNPEVDKLIEQGRVEVDPNKREEIYKQAMQIEMDDAVYIPIRNYEHIAVYNNDVENFWLDASNYLILNEVTVK, encoded by the coding sequence ATGAAGAAATTTAAATGGTTACACATTATTGCATTTTTATCTGTTTTTGTACTCCTTTTACAAGGATGCTCAACAGGATCTTCAGGAGAAAAAGAAAATTCAGAAAGTAAAGAATCTGCAAGTGGAGATAAATCAGGAGGAAACCTTGTAGTCGTTCGCTTATCGGATGCAACTGGACTCGATCCACACTTTATTACAGATATACCTTCTGCGAACGTTGTTCACGGAAAAGTGTATGAAACGCTTGTTGCTTTTGATAAAGACAGAAAAATTGTCCCACTACTTGCTACTGAATGGAATCAAGTGGATGATTTAACTTGGGACTTCACATTAAGAGAGGGTGTAAAATTCCATGATGGAACACCATTTAATGCAGAAGCTGTAAAAGTAACTCTAGAAAGATTACTTGACCCTGCGACTGGGTCTCCACAAAAAGATAAATTAGGTATGATTTCAGAAGTAATTGTAAAAGACGAAACACATGTAACGCTTAAATTATCCGAGCCTTATGCTCCTTTGCTTTCCATTTTGGCAAGCAATGAAGGAAGTATCTTAAGTCCAAAATCTATTACTGAAACACCTGATCAATTAGCAACAACACCCGTTGGTACAGGTCCATTCGTGTTCGGTTCTTGGAAATCCGGACAACAAATTACCCTAAATAAGAACAATGACTACTGGGGTGAAAAAGTTAAAGTTGATAGTGTAGAATTCAAAGTAGTTCCAGAGGATGCAACACGACTAGCGATGGTTGAAAGTGGCGAAGCACATATTTCTGATCAAGTTCCTGTTACTGAAATTGATCGAATTGAAAATTCCGATAGTCTAAATCTTTTTAGAACAGATGGTTTAGCTGTAGAGTATGTAGGATTTAATACAACACAAGCTCCGTTTGACGATGTTAAAGTTCGACAAGCAGTTAGCTATGCAGTTGAAAGACAAGCAATTATCGATGGCGTTTATAATAACATCGGAACACTTGCAAACGTTGCAATGAGTCCAAAAGTGTTTGGTTATAGCAAAGATATTGAAGCGTACCCTTATGATGTAAACAAAGCAAAATCACTTTTAAAAGAAGCTGGCCACGAAAAAGGAATTAAAGCTACTCTTTTAACTAGTGACAGAAAAGAACGAATTAATATGGCAGAAGTTATTCAATCTCAGCTAAAAGGCATTGGAGTAGAAGTAGAAATACAAGTGATGGAATATGGTTCATATATCGAACAGGTCGACAGTGGAAAACATCAAATGTTTATAGGGGGTTGGGGTAATGCAACAGGTGACGGAGACTACAACCAGTACAATCTATTCCATTCGGCATCTATAGGTTCTCCAGGTAACCATTTCTATTACCAAAATCCAGAGGTAGACAAACTAATTGAACAAGGTCGAGTAGAAGTAGATCCTAATAAACGAGAAGAAATTTACAAACAAGCTATGCAAATTGAAATGGACGATGCTGTATATATCCCTATTAGAAACTACGAACATATAGCTGTCTATAATAATGATGTTGAAAACTTTTGGTTAGACGCTTCAAATTACCTGATTCTAAATGAAGTGACAGTAAAATAA
- a CDS encoding histidine kinase dimerization/phospho-acceptor domain-containing protein, which translates to MENITMHFLFNLSLLILLLFVSLTIIRTMSSKSIFNFKRTGLLYCVISLILCFLYSYQLGDEAVLDLRIVPFLIGSLYLRVSHILFVVIIVSRGLYGIDFGFFFGLLIYSIISPILWFISPWFLKLASKHRILLLMGISIFISVGILIVVLYESSAGHTWDLIFAYIIVPPLGVAMIAYIIEATEKNIQLHQQIIKAEKLEAVEQMGAAISHEIRNPLTTAIGFVELLSNNSLKDNKRVQYLSILKEELDAAEGIIQDYLTFSKPIIESDEKLQIDTELTHTLKLLKPLANLHSVKIITHFSSTQFIEADRSKFQQAFINIIKNYIDCMPHGGTLLIETVDTKTSILISITNDGVLNGEQLSTLTCRMTAAFNIVRDLKGAIDIRSRNGKDTIFRFSFKSIKY; encoded by the coding sequence TTGGAAAATATAACCATGCATTTTCTGTTTAATCTTTCCTTATTAATCCTTTTACTTTTCGTTAGTTTAACCATTATTCGTACAATGAGTAGTAAAAGTATTTTTAACTTCAAGCGAACAGGTTTACTTTATTGTGTTATTTCTTTAATACTCTGTTTCCTCTATTCCTATCAATTAGGCGATGAAGCTGTTTTAGATCTGAGAATTGTTCCTTTTTTAATAGGATCGCTTTACTTGAGAGTAAGCCATATACTTTTTGTAGTAATTATTGTCAGTCGTGGGTTATACGGAATTGATTTCGGATTCTTTTTCGGACTATTAATTTATTCTATTATTAGCCCTATATTATGGTTTATTTCCCCATGGTTTCTAAAGCTAGCTTCCAAACATCGAATTCTTTTATTGATGGGAATATCTATATTCATAAGTGTAGGTATATTAATAGTAGTTTTATATGAATCATCGGCTGGTCATACATGGGATTTGATATTTGCCTATATTATTGTTCCTCCACTTGGTGTTGCAATGATTGCATATATCATCGAGGCAACAGAAAAAAATATTCAATTGCATCAACAAATAATAAAAGCAGAGAAATTAGAAGCAGTAGAACAAATGGGAGCAGCAATTTCCCATGAAATACGAAATCCATTAACAACTGCAATTGGTTTTGTGGAACTGCTTTCCAATAACTCACTAAAGGATAATAAAAGAGTTCAATATCTTTCTATTTTAAAAGAAGAATTGGATGCAGCAGAAGGAATTATCCAAGACTATCTAACCTTTTCTAAACCAATAATTGAATCAGATGAAAAACTGCAAATCGATACTGAACTTACACATACTTTAAAGTTGCTTAAGCCTTTAGCAAATCTTCATTCTGTGAAAATTATTACCCATTTCTCATCAACTCAATTTATCGAAGCTGATCGTTCGAAATTTCAACAAGCATTTATCAATATTATTAAAAACTATATCGATTGCATGCCACACGGTGGCACCTTATTAATAGAAACTGTTGATACCAAAACGAGTATTTTAATCTCAATTACAAACGATGGTGTGTTAAATGGAGAACAACTATCTACTTTGACTTGCAGAATGACAGCCGCCTTCAATATTGTACGTGATTTGAAAGGAGCAATAGATATTAGGAGTCGAAATGGAAAGGATACTATTTTCAGATTTTCCTTTAAATCAATAAAATATTAA
- a CDS encoding nucleotide pyrophosphohydrolase, translated as MKELTEEILKFRDDRGWGGNHDARSLAISVSLEASELLEHFQWVSSEEAIQKDKQAIVEEAADVFIYLLQLANVLDIDLKDAAQQKLKKNAVKYPIPTNL; from the coding sequence ATGAAAGAACTTACCGAAGAGATACTAAAATTTCGTGATGATCGGGGTTGGGGTGGAAATCATGATGCGCGTAGCCTAGCAATATCTGTTTCCTTAGAAGCAAGTGAATTATTAGAGCATTTTCAATGGGTCTCCTCAGAGGAAGCTATTCAAAAGGACAAGCAGGCAATAGTTGAAGAGGCAGCAGACGTTTTTATTTACCTCTTACAACTGGCGAACGTGTTAGACATTGACCTAAAAGATGCAGCCCAACAAAAATTAAAGAAAAATGCAGTAAAATATCCTATCCCAACAAACTTGTAA
- a CDS encoding amidohydrolase family protein: protein MKTLLIKNALLETGFVFENGRVVQTNTDLFDVLIQDGKIMEIENHIQTTSSDYEVIEAHGKLLMPSFREMHIHVDKTYFSGPWKACTPITNGILTRIEEEQELLPAQLPFALNRAEKMIEWLISQGHTHIRSHCNVDPQIGTKHIEITKEAFKKFENQVTYDIVAFPQHGLLRSKVEPLMREAMKLGATLVGGVDPATIDRDIDRSLNLTMDIAVESGKGIDMHIHDPNSLGAFEFYKLVELTKQAKKDGQVTISHAMALGDLHGKELEELVAVLAETRIDVTSTVPIGRSTIPIPYLHENGVLVSLGHDSLTDHWSPFGTGDTIEKLSILAERFKFIDEYSLNRCWKYASGGITPLTDSGDRVWPKIGDRANVLLLDAVCSAQAVARRRPITHVISNGNIAYINDEVLAKEVTQ, encoded by the coding sequence ATGAAAACTCTTCTTATTAAAAATGCTCTTCTTGAAACTGGTTTTGTTTTTGAAAATGGACGTGTTGTCCAAACAAATACGGATCTTTTCGATGTACTTATTCAAGATGGAAAAATTATGGAAATTGAAAACCATATACAAACCACCAGCTCTGACTATGAGGTAATTGAGGCACACGGAAAGCTGTTAATGCCTTCTTTTAGAGAGATGCATATACACGTGGACAAAACTTACTTCAGTGGTCCTTGGAAAGCATGTACACCGATTACAAATGGGATTTTAACAAGAATTGAAGAAGAACAAGAATTATTACCAGCCCAGCTTCCATTTGCCTTAAACCGAGCTGAAAAAATGATAGAGTGGCTCATTTCTCAAGGACATACACATATTCGCTCCCACTGTAATGTTGACCCACAAATAGGGACAAAACATATTGAGATTACTAAAGAAGCATTTAAAAAGTTTGAAAACCAAGTCACATATGACATTGTTGCTTTTCCTCAACATGGGTTACTACGTTCAAAAGTTGAACCTTTAATGCGTGAAGCCATGAAATTGGGTGCAACACTTGTCGGTGGAGTTGACCCAGCTACTATTGATCGAGATATCGATCGTTCTTTGAACTTAACTATGGACATTGCAGTTGAATCCGGAAAAGGCATAGACATGCATATTCACGATCCAAATTCACTTGGTGCATTTGAATTTTATAAGCTAGTAGAACTAACAAAACAAGCAAAAAAAGATGGGCAAGTTACAATTAGTCATGCAATGGCTTTAGGCGATCTTCACGGAAAAGAATTAGAAGAATTAGTGGCAGTTTTAGCGGAGACAAGAATTGATGTCACATCAACTGTCCCTATCGGCCGATCCACTATACCTATTCCTTATTTACATGAGAATGGAGTCCTGGTTTCCCTTGGTCATGATAGCCTGACTGATCATTGGTCGCCTTTTGGGACAGGTGATACAATTGAAAAATTAAGCATTTTAGCCGAGAGATTTAAGTTTATCGATGAATACTCCTTAAATCGTTGTTGGAAATATGCTTCAGGAGGTATAACTCCCCTAACTGATTCTGGAGACAGAGTATGGCCCAAAATAGGAGACAGAGCAAATGTACTTCTCCTAGATGCTGTATGCTCCGCTCAAGCCGTTGCTAGAAGACGTCCGATAACGCATGTCATATCAAATGGAAACATTGCTTATATAAATGACGAGGTTCTAGCTAAGGAGGTAACGCAATGA
- a CDS encoding YfhD family protein — translation MGRDNKQGKSKNKDSLPQTPKNQKIKPNEIQEEFSREFAELRENGTNKLNNKKS, via the coding sequence TTGGGAAGAGACAATAAGCAAGGAAAAAGTAAAAATAAAGATTCGCTACCACAGACCCCAAAAAACCAAAAGATAAAGCCAAATGAAATTCAAGAAGAGTTTTCACGTGAATTTGCTGAACTCAGAGAAAATGGAACAAACAAGTTAAATAATAAGAAGAGCTAA
- a CDS encoding DMT family transporter gives MNKEWFTYLVLLGCVIAWGSNFVFGSILVDVFDPSIIAFFRLIFIVIFLFFMTYRTIKIQELTLHNYIWLGVAGFIGVSLNQWSFYASLQYTEPVTASLILALSPIVTAILSSYYFKERKTLQFWLGSLVALLGVWLVITNGSLLVPNFGKGELLISLTMLTFSVFLIFVQHLSKSIHPSTITLLSNLFGLVGLLPFVPWNKAYLVLSVPLSYWLLLIITAIIMHGLCTYLWNSSIHKVGASKAALLLNLEPFVAMIFGFFLLDINIQALQMIGAIVIIIGVSISLKPNANY, from the coding sequence ATGAATAAAGAATGGTTTACTTATTTAGTTCTTTTAGGATGCGTTATTGCTTGGGGAAGTAATTTCGTCTTTGGATCTATTTTAGTGGACGTATTTGATCCGAGTATAATAGCATTTTTTCGTTTAATATTTATCGTTATTTTTCTTTTCTTCATGACCTATCGAACTATTAAAATACAGGAACTAACCTTACATAATTACATTTGGTTAGGAGTAGCTGGATTTATAGGAGTATCGTTAAATCAATGGAGCTTCTATGCGAGCCTTCAATATACAGAACCAGTTACAGCATCACTCATCCTCGCTTTGTCGCCAATAGTTACGGCCATACTTTCGTCTTACTATTTTAAAGAGAGAAAGACATTACAATTTTGGCTGGGCTCCTTAGTTGCTTTGTTAGGAGTTTGGCTTGTAATAACTAATGGATCATTGCTTGTACCTAATTTCGGAAAAGGCGAGCTATTAATCAGTCTAACCATGTTAACCTTTTCTGTTTTCCTAATTTTTGTTCAACATCTTTCCAAGTCTATTCATCCTTCTACTATTACTCTATTAAGCAATCTCTTTGGATTAGTTGGATTACTTCCTTTTGTCCCTTGGAATAAAGCCTATCTAGTATTGTCTGTTCCCCTTTCCTATTGGTTGTTACTTATTATAACGGCGATTATTATGCATGGTCTTTGTACGTATTTATGGAATAGCTCCATCCATAAAGTTGGAGCTTCTAAAGCTGCACTTTTATTGAACCTGGAACCTTTTGTTGCAATGATCTTTGGATTCTTTCTATTAGATATTAATATTCAAGCACTTCAAATGATTGGTGCAATTGTTATTATCATAGGTGTATCTATTTCACTGAAGCCCAACGCAAATTATTAA